From one Rosa rugosa chromosome 4, drRosRugo1.1, whole genome shotgun sequence genomic stretch:
- the LOC133743019 gene encoding uncharacterized protein LOC133743019, with protein MSNHGEDLSQFDISVQEKDKLVAEVIRYVLFKTHHNSGCPIRREELTQLITKNYRQRNLPVLIINEAINKLSTIFGYEMRELQRARPSSNNHQGRNSQQGAAEAKTYVIMSKLPAEVYKKYVEDVNTAHLTGFTFVVLSIVHISGGKISEENLWQHLRRIGLDETNESHPVLGNTKQALEALVQQRYLQKDKQSGPEGNTLLYELAERALDSQVTATMKDYISQIVNKDVGSVEDE; from the exons ATGTCAAACCATGGTGAAGACCTCTCTCAATTCGATATCTCCGTTCAG gAAAAGGACAAGCTCGTAGCGGAAGTAATCCGCTACGTGCTTTTCAAGACGCACCACAACTCCGGCTGCCCAATTAGGAGAGAAGAGCTGACTCAGTTGATCACCAAAAACTACCGCCAGCGAAATCTTCCCGTGCTAATTATCAACGAGGCAATAAACAAGCTCTCCACCATTTTCGGGTACGAAATGAGGGAGCTTCAGAGGGCTCGGCCCTCTTCCAATAACCATCAGGGCCGCAATTCTCAACAAG GTGCGGCAGAGGCGAAAACGTATGTCATCATGAGTAAGCTGCCTGCTGAAGTGTACAAGAAGTATGTTGAGGATGTTAATACGGCTCATCTTACTGGATTTACTTTCGTTGTACTGAGTATTGTACATATTTCGGGTGGTAAAATCTCCGAAG AGAATCTGTGGCAACATTTGAGGCGGATAGGACTGGATGAAACTAACGAAAGCCATCCAGTTCTAGGAAACACAAAACAAGCACTGGAGGCACTTGTTCAGCAAAG GTATTTGCAGAAGGACAAACAAAGTGGACCTGAAGGCAATACTTTGTTATATGAGCTTGCTGAGAGAGCTTTAGATTCTCAAGTTACTGCAACCATGAAAGATTACATATCGCAG ATTGTGAATAAAGATGTTGGCTCAGTGGAGGATGAGTAG
- the LOC133743014 gene encoding 5'-adenylylsulfate reductase-like 4 codes for MGIRVWGFGILILLIWGRLTCAAEPTSSPTESAAEAIFGFRDSYCPANGVIRSVGSNGVIVGDEVSLQRALNLVHKNSHEYVAVLFYASWCPFSRMFKPTFSVLASLYPSIPHFAFEESAIRPSILSKYGVHGFPTLFILNSTMRVRYQGARTPGSLIAFYSEVTGIKTVSLDQLSLEKAGHPPNHEKNDSNEQESCPFSWARSPENLLRQETYLALASAFVILRLLYIFFPTLISFAQSAWSRHIRNVRFGSLFEHPVAYLKRAVQLFNSLKEPCKRSNLQEGAMNARVWASKSLATVSIGDASTSRGTAVTETR; via the exons AtggggattagggtttgggGATTTGGGATCCTGATATTATTGATATGGGGCCGGCTAACGTGCGCCGCGGAGCCGACGTCTTCTCCGACGGAGTCCGCGGCGGAAGCGATCTTTGGATTCCGAGATTCCTATTGTCCGGCTAACGGCGTTATCAGATCCGTCGGTTCTAACGGTGTTATTGTG GGAGATGAGGTTTCGTTACAAAGGGCATTGAATCTGGTTCACAAGAATAGTCACGAGTATGTGGCTGTGCTCTTCTATGCATCTTGGTGCCCTTTCTCAAGGATGTTTAAGCCAACATTTTCTGTTCTGGCTTCTTTGTATCCTTCCATCCCACATTTTGCATTTGAAGAATCAGCCATCAGGCCAAG TATACTCTCAAAGTATGGAGTTCATGGCTTTCCTACTCTTTTCATTTTGAATTCTACCATGCGAGTTCGATACCAGGGCGCCCGGACTCCTGGTTCTCTTATTGCTTTCTATAGTGAAGTTACTG GCATCAAGACAGTATCATTGGATCAATTGTCACTGGAAAAGGCCGGACACCCACCAAATCATGAGAAGAATGATAGCAATGAGCAGGAAAGCTGCCCCTTTTCTTGGGCAAGATCTCCAGAGAATTTGCTTCGTCAGGAAACATATTTGGCTCTTGCCTCTGCTTTTGTAATTCTGCGTTTGCTCTACATCTTTTTTCCCACTCtgatttcatttgctcaatccgCATGGAGTAGGCATATCCGAAACGTAAGATTCGGGAGCTTGTTTGAGCACCCTGTGGCCTATCTAAAGCGTGCAGTGCAGTTGTTTAACTCTCTAAAAGAGCCTTGCAAAAGGAGTAATCTGCAGGAAGGAGCAATGAACGCCCGGGTCTGGGCTTCCAAGTCGCTCGCCACAGTTTCCATCGGGGATGCAAGTACCAGCAGGGGTACTGCAGTGACTGAAACCCGTTGA